Proteins encoded in a region of the Scyliorhinus torazame isolate Kashiwa2021f chromosome 1, sScyTor2.1, whole genome shotgun sequence genome:
- the LOC140409102 gene encoding synergin gamma-like isoform X2, giving the protein MKQKNLISMNGKLVVNGSTDPVLQGVTEVYRVAKRVEGGMKTLSISNETLQHSLRDIEIIWNNLQAFLSFSPSMLRMLPAESTLDCSAVTASGNAQNETCGVCLLRTPNEPNDLNDTENSVLHNGCRYHASCANFWLNCVDSSLPGLIAPKENSETLDLEGLTVLGSNSLDTGPADLTVSTAH; this is encoded by the exons ATGAAGCAAAAGAATCTCATTAGTATGAATGGAAAGTTGGTGGTCAATGGAAGTACAGACCCAGTTTTGCAAG GTGTTACTGAGGTGTACAGGGTGGCAAAGCGAGTGGAAGGTGGAATGAAAACTCTAAGTATTAGCAATGAAACACTGCAGCATAGTCTGAGGGACATCGAGATAATCTGGAACAATCTGCAGGCCTTCCTCTCATTTAGCCCTTCGATGTTACGGATGTTG CCTGCTGAATCTACCCTTGACTGTTCAGCTGTGACTGCTTCAGGGAATGCTCAGAATGAAACCTGTGGGGTATGTCTGCTCAGAACACCGAATGAGCCTAAT GACTTGAATGACACCGAAAATTCagttcttcacaatggatgtcgctATCATGCGAGCTGTGCAAACTTTTGGCTAAACTGCGTGGACTCAAGTCTACCAGGCCTCATTGCACCCAAGGAAAACTCTGAGACCTTGGATCTAGAAGGTCTCACTGTTCTTGGATCAAACAGCTTGGACACCGGCCCTGCAGATTTAACTGTTTCTACAGCTCATTGA